From Thunnus albacares chromosome 22, fThuAlb1.1, whole genome shotgun sequence, the proteins below share one genomic window:
- the LOC122974119 gene encoding tripartite motif-containing protein 16-like — MAQRGNQADRMKFCCSICLDLLKDPVTIPCGHNYCISCIKTFWDGKDQRIHSCPQCRKTFIPRPDLVKNTMLAEIVEEKKKTGLGAAPVDHCYAGPEDVACDSCTRRKLKALKSCLVCLASYCEQHLQPHYDSPTFKRHKLVEASFKLQETICSRHNDVMKIFCRTDQQCICMLCSMDEHKGHDTISVAAERTEKQKELGIRRKKIQQRVQNREEDVKELQQEVEAINRSADKAVEDSEKIFAELIRDIQKRSSDVKQLIRSQQETELNQVKDLQEKLQQEIKELKRKDADLEKLSRTEDHTKFLHKYPSLSGVCGSTGSPCTNINRLWYFKDVMAAVTAARDKLQIILSEKWPQPEPKTRVEFLQYSRQITLDPNTANNFLVLSDRNRKITFNDKNKPYSQHPDRFNNVSQVLSKDGLTGRCYWEVERSGRVAVAVAYKSISRSGDFNTYVFGYNERSWVLHCITGYTFIHKNISAAISGPRSSRIGVYLDHSAGILSFYSVSETMTLLHRVQTTFTQPLYAGLWLYSNGDTAEFCKLK, encoded by the coding sequence ATGGCGCAGCGAGGAAATCAAGCAGACAGAATGAAATTCTGttgttcgatctgtctggatctactgaaggatccggtgactattccctgtggacacaacTACTGCATTAGCTGTATTAAAACCTTCTGGGATGGAAAAGATCAGAGAATTCACAGCTGTCCTCAGTGCCGAAAGACTTTCATACCGAGGCCTGacctggtgaaaaacaccatgttagcagagatagtggaggagaagaagaagactggactGGGAGCTGCTCCAGTTGATCAttgctatgctggacctgaagatgtggcctgtgattcTTGCACTAGGAGAAAGCTGAAAGCCCTCAAATCCTGTCTGGTTTGTCTGGCTTCTTATTGTGAGCAACACCTTCAGCCTCATTATGATTCTCCTACttttaaaagacacaaactgGTTGAAGCTTCTTTTAAACTTCAGGAGACCATCTGCTCTCGTCACAATGATGTGATGAAGATTTTCTGCCGCACTGATCAGCAGTGTATCTGTATGCTTTGCTCcatggatgaacataaaggtcACGACACAATCTCAGTtgcagcagaaaggacagaGAAGCAGAAGGAACTTGGCATAAGACGGAAAAAAATCCAGCAGAGGGTccagaacagagaggaagatgtgAAGGagcttcaacaggaggtggaggctatcaatcgctctgctgataaagcagtggaggacagtgagaagatcttcgCTGAGTTGATCCGTGACATTCAGAAAAGAAGCTCAGATGTGAAGCAGCTGATCAGATCTCAGCAggaaactgaactgaatcagGTCAAAGATCTTCAGgaaaagctgcagcaggagatcaaggagctgaagaggaaagacgctgacCTGGAGAAGCTCTCACGCACAGAGGATCACACCAAGTTTCTACACAAATATCCCTCGCTGTCAGGTGTTTGTGGATCTACAGGCTCTCCTTGCACCAACATCAATCGCCTGTGGTACTTTAAGGATGTAATGGCAGCTGTGACAGCGGCCAGAGATAAACTGCAGATCATTCTTAGTGAGAAATGGCCACAACCAGAGCCAAAGACCAGAGTTGAGTTCTTACAATATTCACGTCAGATCACACTGGATCCTAACACAGCCAACAATTTTCTGGTTTTATCAGACAGGAACAGAAAGATAACAttcaatgataaaaataaaccaTATTCTCAACATCCAGACAGATTCAATAATGTATCTCAGGTCCTGAGTAAAGATggtctgactggacgttgttactgggaaGTGGAGAGGAGCGGGAGAGTTGCAGTTGCAGTCGCATACAAGAGCATTAGTAGATCAGGGGACTTTAATACATATGTATTTGGATACAATGAGAGGTCTTGGGTTTTACATTGTATCACTGgatacacattcatacataaaaatatctcaGCTGCCATCTCAGGCCCTCGGTCCTCAAGAATAGGTGTGTACCTCGATCACAGTGCAGGTATTCTGTCtttctacagcgtctctgaaacaATGAccctcctccacagagtccagaccacattcactcagccgCTCTACGCTGGACTTTGGCTTTATTCTAATGGAGACACTGCTGAGTTTTGTAAGTTGAAGTAG